One genomic window of Pecten maximus chromosome 3, xPecMax1.1, whole genome shotgun sequence includes the following:
- the LOC117323369 gene encoding regulator of microtubule dynamics protein 1-like, whose product MSSLLRPNAPFFGALGTGIFIGLGGTILYLKITGTFLREIRRLSASISELKAEVKELRQQLETQKKRRRSPGFYSVHASSGDDDDETFEDAYGGSGTVSSPSDQEFVESFRELQVEDITPGQTNRQQSVDEQKVQVYQQVDHLLDGGDDDKQKAYSLLLKHKSQFLDDADFHWRLSKCTYQVSQIEGSLGHEDKKKEMVYSAKDSAAKALTLNEDCANAHKWFAITVGSIGDYEGTQEKIKNGYVFKEHIERAIQINPDDPSNHHLLGRWCFGVYMLSWIERKAAAALYATPPTATVEEALQNFLEAERLNPGKWKENMLFIAKCYLQQSNNVQAVVWLEKAVTIPVVSQDDKASQTEVEALLAKHRR is encoded by the exons ATGTCCTCCCTTTTGCGACCAAACGCGCCTTTCTTTGGTGCTTTGGGGACAGGTATATTCATTGGTTTAGGTGGAACTATCCTTTACTTGAAAATAACGGGGACCTTTCTCAGGGAGATCCGGCGACTGTCTGCATCCATCAGCGAACTCAAGGCTGAGGTGAAAGAGCTCCGACAGCAGCTGGAAACACAAAAGAAACGTCGCCGGAGTCCGGGATTTTATTCCGTACATGCTAGTAGTggcgatgatgatgatgaaacgTTTGAAGATGCTTATGGAGG GTCAGGAACTGTTAGTTCGCCAAGTGATCAAGAGTTTGTCGAGTCCTTCAGGGAATTACAAGTGGAGGATATCACACctggacagacaaacagacaacaGTCCGTCGATGAACAAAAAGTCCAAGTTTACCAGCAAGTGGATCACCTTCTGGATGGGGGAGACGATGACAAACAGAAAGCTTACAGCCTTCTCCTGAAACACAAATCCCAG TTTCTGGATGATGCCGACTTCCACTGGCGTCTTTCTAAGTGTACATATCAGGTGTCCCAGATTGAAGGAAGTCTAGGACATGAGGATAAGAAAAAGGAAATGGTGTACAGTGCCAAGGATAGTGCAGCCAAGGCCCTGACACTGAATGAGGATTGTGCTAACGCCCATAAATG GTTTGCAATTACGGTGGGAAGTATTGGAGATTATGAAGGAACGcaggaaaaaataaaaaatggatATGTGTTCAAG GAACATATAGAACGAGCCATACAGATTAACCCAGATGATCCTTCTAACCACCACCTGTTGGGGCGCTGGTGTTTCGGG GTATACATGCTGTCATGGATAGAGAGGAAGGCCGCTGCTGCCCTGTATGCTACCCCACCTACAGCGACTGTTGAAGAGGCCTTACAAAACTTTCTGGAG GCTGAAAGACTGAACCCAGGAAAATGGAAagaaaacatgttatttattgCCAAG TGCTACCTTCAACAAAGTAACAATGTACAAGCTGTTGTATGGTTGGAAAAGgctgtcaccatcccagtagttagtcaggat GACAAAGCCTCGCAGACAGAAGTGGAAGCCTTGCTGGCTAAGCACAggcgatag
- the LOC117323371 gene encoding GTP cyclohydrolase 1 feedback regulatory protein-like gives MPHVLISTQIRLESGPTVVGDEWSDKKLMEHLGASMMKTLGNNFMEYRTPDPPRVVLDKLEKLDYHVVAMTGIGQTCIWTLHKPDHNTLDKKVTTSKGDS, from the exons ATGCCTCACGTTCTTATTAGCACTCAGATCCGTTTG gAAAGTGGTCCAACAGTTGTTGGAGATGAGTGGAGTGATAAGAAACTGATGGAACACCTAGGTGCCTCTATGATGAAGACATTAGGAAACAATTT TATGGAGTATCGTACACCTGACCCTCCCCGTGTGGTGCTGGATAAGCTAGAGAAGCTAGACTATCATGTGGTAGCCATGACTGGCATCGGCCAGACATGCATCTGGACCCTACACAAACCAGACCACAACACACTCGATAAAAAGGTTACCACCTCCAAAGGTGACAGTTGA